From Nocardioides sp. HDW12B, the proteins below share one genomic window:
- a CDS encoding LppX_LprAFG lipoprotein, protein MTTYVTRARGRRGLVPALAVPLALLLTTTACSGDSGGESGDDPAAQLAEAKAALDETPGVTLSLTTDELPKGVDGVLSATGIGTHAPAFEGDIKVVVNSITVDVPVVAVEGDVYATLPFTNQFVPIDAEDYGAPDPADLLATDGGVSSWLTEVTDVTVGDEVRDGDQVLTSYAGTLPGSAVDSVIPSADEKADFPVTFTIDDDGRLAAADLTGPFYGSEGDVDYRLEISDYGTEKDIQAP, encoded by the coding sequence ATGACGACGTACGTGACGCGGGCCCGGGGGCGCCGCGGTCTGGTCCCGGCGCTCGCCGTACCGCTCGCCCTGCTGCTGACCACCACCGCCTGCAGCGGTGACTCCGGCGGGGAGTCCGGCGACGACCCGGCCGCCCAGCTGGCCGAGGCGAAGGCGGCCCTGGACGAGACGCCCGGGGTGACGCTGAGCCTGACCACCGACGAGCTGCCCAAGGGCGTGGACGGCGTGCTGTCCGCGACCGGGATCGGCACCCACGCGCCGGCCTTCGAGGGCGACATCAAGGTCGTGGTCAACAGCATCACCGTCGACGTGCCCGTGGTCGCCGTCGAGGGCGACGTCTACGCCACGCTGCCCTTCACGAACCAGTTCGTGCCGATCGACGCCGAGGACTACGGCGCCCCGGACCCGGCCGACCTGCTCGCCACCGACGGCGGCGTGTCCTCCTGGCTGACCGAGGTCACCGACGTCACGGTGGGCGACGAGGTCCGCGACGGCGACCAGGTGCTCACCAGCTACGCCGGCACGCTGCCCGGCTCCGCGGTGGACTCGGTGATCCCGTCGGCCGACGAGAAGGCCGACTTCCCCGTCACGTTCACGATCGACGACGACGGCCGGCTCGCCGCCGCAGACCTCACGGGGCCGTTCTACGGCAGCGAGGGCGACGTCGACTACCGCCTCGAGATCTCCGACTACGGCACGGAGAAGGACATCCAGGCCCCGTGA
- a CDS encoding MFS transporter, protein MSPADPVAPAGPAPDRASRALLGLAAVAVAFAAADTYVVVLALPDMMASAGLSADELQRAAPIVSGFLLGYVAVLPLIGRIADVRGRVPVLVGSLLVFALGSLVTAAAYDLPSMVAGRFLQGVGGGGLVPATLALVADLYPPHRRGMPLGVVGAVQEIGSVLGPLYGAVVLALGSWRAIFWVNLAVGLVLAAVLHHRRPRSGALPASGRVDLVGVGLVALVLVGVLLVMSEPEVLVTDVTLGLGFLPVVGESRWLSPVALVTLGLLVALVVWSLVATRPLLDVRSWRAVASEVDVPGALLLSLALAGIVLAFATADPEVQVFSPAGPWLLLGSAVASVGFWARNRTSRHPLVPASALRPSAAWGALVVSFFIGSALIAALVDIPVFARVTVANDDQLEAALVLVRLLVALPVGAVVGGWLTHRAPAGVVTAGGMAAATVGFLLMARWDLTSLESWTATIPLVLAGLGFGLALAPVNAALLAATDDAVHGVASALLVVARMVGMLVGISALTTLGLRRYYAEQTDLPTPMEVCGEGVSRCAEFSRILQEAGLTQLQTVFVGAAICSAVAGVVALVVFRRSDTRQVRTPAFSGVGG, encoded by the coding sequence ATGAGCCCGGCCGACCCGGTCGCGCCGGCGGGTCCTGCGCCCGACCGCGCCAGCCGGGCCCTGCTGGGACTGGCCGCGGTCGCGGTCGCGTTCGCGGCCGCCGACACCTACGTGGTGGTGCTGGCGCTGCCCGACATGATGGCCTCGGCCGGGCTGTCGGCCGACGAGCTGCAGCGCGCGGCCCCGATCGTCTCGGGCTTCCTGCTCGGCTACGTCGCCGTGCTGCCGCTCATCGGTCGCATCGCCGACGTGCGCGGCCGGGTGCCGGTGCTCGTCGGCTCGCTGCTGGTGTTCGCGCTGGGGTCGCTGGTGACCGCGGCGGCCTACGACCTGCCCTCGATGGTGGCCGGCCGCTTCCTCCAGGGCGTCGGCGGCGGCGGCCTGGTGCCGGCCACGCTCGCGCTGGTCGCCGACCTCTACCCGCCGCACCGCCGCGGGATGCCGCTGGGCGTGGTCGGCGCCGTGCAGGAGATCGGCAGCGTGCTCGGCCCGTTGTACGGCGCGGTGGTGCTCGCGCTGGGCTCCTGGCGGGCCATCTTCTGGGTCAACCTCGCCGTCGGGCTGGTGCTGGCGGCCGTGCTGCACCACCGCCGGCCGCGCTCGGGCGCGCTACCGGCGTCGGGGCGGGTCGACCTGGTCGGCGTCGGGCTGGTGGCGCTGGTGCTGGTCGGGGTGCTGCTGGTCATGTCCGAGCCGGAGGTGCTGGTCACCGACGTCACGCTCGGCCTCGGGTTCCTCCCGGTCGTGGGTGAGAGCCGGTGGCTGTCGCCGGTCGCCCTGGTCACGCTGGGGCTGCTCGTCGCGCTGGTCGTCTGGTCGCTGGTGGCCACGCGTCCCCTGCTCGACGTCCGGTCCTGGCGCGCGGTGGCGAGCGAGGTCGACGTACCGGGGGCGCTGCTGCTGTCGCTGGCGCTCGCGGGCATCGTGCTGGCCTTCGCCACCGCCGACCCCGAGGTCCAGGTCTTCTCCCCCGCCGGCCCCTGGTTGCTCCTGGGCAGCGCGGTGGCGAGCGTCGGCTTCTGGGCGCGCAACCGGACCTCGCGCCACCCGCTCGTGCCCGCGTCGGCGCTCCGGCCGTCGGCCGCTTGGGGCGCGCTCGTCGTCAGCTTCTTCATCGGCAGCGCCCTGATCGCGGCGCTGGTCGACATCCCGGTGTTCGCCCGGGTCACCGTGGCCAACGACGACCAGCTCGAGGCGGCACTGGTGCTGGTGCGGCTGCTGGTCGCACTGCCGGTCGGCGCGGTGGTCGGCGGCTGGCTGACCCACCGCGCGCCCGCGGGCGTCGTGACCGCCGGCGGGATGGCGGCGGCGACCGTCGGCTTCCTGCTCATGGCCCGGTGGGACCTGACGTCGTTGGAGAGCTGGACGGCGACGATCCCGCTGGTGCTAGCGGGGCTCGGCTTCGGCCTCGCCCTGGCGCCGGTCAACGCCGCCCTGCTGGCCGCCACCGACGACGCGGTGCATGGCGTGGCCAGCGCGCTGCTCGTCGTCGCCCGCATGGTCGGGATGCTCGTCGGGATCAGCGCGCTCACCACGCTCGGGCTGCGCCGCTACTACGCCGAGCAGACCGACCTGCCGACCCCGATGGAGGTGTGCGGCGAGGGCGTCAGCCGGTGCGCCGAGTTCTCCCGAATCCTGCAGGAGGCCGGCCTGACCCAGCTGCAGACCGTGTTCGTGGGGGCGGCGATCTGCAGCGCCGTCGCCGGCGTGGTCGCCTTGGTGGTCTTCCGCCGCTCCGACACCCGCCAGGTGCGCACGCCCGCCTTCTCGGGGGTGGGCGGATGA
- a CDS encoding sucrase ferredoxin — protein sequence MSSAGAPPGLCSALSALAGEPLAGSAADARGWVALEQPGAWGAKAFKASDLDPATGKALDSAASKHGLRPVLIRRPGRTAGAGRDGARRVLVAHSLPGRTWLLGGWVADPAAVLDLDWAAIASGDVDAVRASLPGLVVEEAPHLLVCANGKRDACCAVVGRPVAAAAAETHPDRVWETTHLGGHRFAPTAVTLPSGWTFGRLTPENAGPTLEDVAAGVVDLEGARGRSVWPGPAQVAELAVRRELDARGVDDVTAVVRADTDVRGEWVVSLHDGRRWQVSVERRATGASRPESCGKKAALVEPYVANGLVELSADPT from the coding sequence ATGAGCAGCGCCGGCGCACCTCCCGGGCTCTGCTCGGCGCTCTCGGCGCTCGCCGGCGAGCCGCTAGCCGGGTCGGCCGCCGACGCCCGCGGCTGGGTGGCGCTGGAGCAGCCGGGAGCCTGGGGCGCGAAGGCGTTCAAGGCCAGCGACCTCGACCCTGCGACCGGCAAGGCGCTGGACTCCGCCGCCTCGAAGCACGGGCTCCGTCCGGTGCTCATCCGGCGGCCGGGCCGCACGGCCGGCGCCGGTCGTGACGGCGCGCGCCGGGTGCTGGTCGCCCACTCGCTGCCCGGTCGGACGTGGCTGCTCGGCGGCTGGGTGGCCGACCCGGCCGCCGTGCTCGACCTGGACTGGGCCGCGATCGCGTCGGGTGACGTCGACGCCGTGCGCGCGAGCCTGCCGGGTCTGGTCGTCGAGGAGGCGCCGCACCTGCTGGTGTGCGCCAACGGCAAGCGCGACGCCTGCTGCGCCGTCGTGGGTCGGCCGGTCGCCGCGGCAGCCGCGGAGACCCATCCCGACCGGGTCTGGGAGACCACCCACCTGGGCGGCCACCGCTTCGCCCCGACCGCGGTCACGCTGCCGTCGGGGTGGACCTTCGGCCGTCTCACCCCCGAGAACGCCGGCCCGACGCTCGAGGACGTGGCCGCCGGGGTCGTCGACCTCGAGGGTGCGCGAGGACGGTCCGTCTGGCCCGGACCCGCCCAGGTGGCCGAGCTCGCCGTACGCCGTGAGCTCGACGCCCGCGGCGTTGACGACGTCACCGCGGTCGTGCGCGCCGACACGGACGTCCGCGGGGAGTGGGTGGTCTCGCTGCACGACGGTCGGCGCTGGCAGGTGAGCGTCGAGCGGCGGGCCACCGGCGCGAGCCGGCCCGAGTCGTGCGGCAAGAAGGCCGCGTTGGTGGAGCCGTACGTCGCCAACGGGCTCGTGGAGCTGTCCGCCGACCCGACCTGA
- a CDS encoding HNH endonuclease signature motif containing protein, whose translation MIEQREAVEVALHDLPLRARRLGAETLRRITDWADLHVPACQHGRAWSGVGRELQVASRDATVSASTEGRADCSCQFATASQRRRGRRECCWPGHDGTPAVTRSGVCELGVLLEITTTSASILLGDALDLRHRHPRLWAKVMDAEVPDWQAKRVARLAAELTWEQAREVDAATADLVGDVPWGRASDAVEAAVIRADPELHEARRKDAEGRRYVSAGRYRGTNASGMRTLVAQGPVGDIARIDALVEHLATLLQHHGDVEPLQVRRFKAFGLLANPAQVCAMLAAARDERDAREERLTQAERDAAADAADAATHDAPDAAPAAADSTVDGRDVVPQGDAATDAWDDLDPAEQDAIAPPDPREAAPATAVELAEAFGRVLARHGRGEVWRRLRPRTSLVLHLSESALARSEACRECGAVGDESLVARLEDGRGPLGPVGLEQLRDVVADQLPARLARLLQRAGSSEGTDPRPLSDRIVVRPVLDPMGQEPVDAYDVPPDMREAVEAMSPYEVFPWGTAPSMRCDLDHTEPYRDPPDEAPPPGQTRPDNLGPLSRRHHNLKTHHGWQCFQPLPGLFLWRIPSGYWYRVDHLGTTPLGRSEPEILRQRRTAAPGPGDRSRLEVTMGRVLLEVA comes from the coding sequence ATGATCGAGCAACGGGAGGCGGTGGAAGTGGCGCTTCACGACCTGCCCCTGCGCGCCCGTCGGCTCGGTGCCGAGACGCTGCGGCGGATCACCGACTGGGCGGACCTGCACGTCCCGGCTTGTCAGCACGGGCGGGCGTGGTCCGGCGTCGGTCGGGAGCTGCAGGTCGCCAGTCGCGACGCGACGGTCAGCGCGTCGACCGAGGGTCGAGCAGACTGCTCCTGCCAGTTCGCCACTGCCTCGCAGCGTCGGCGAGGTCGGCGCGAGTGCTGCTGGCCCGGCCACGACGGGACCCCTGCGGTCACGCGGTCCGGGGTGTGCGAGCTCGGCGTGCTGCTGGAGATCACGACGACGTCCGCCTCGATCCTGCTCGGCGATGCCCTCGACCTTCGGCACCGGCACCCGCGCCTGTGGGCGAAAGTCATGGACGCCGAGGTGCCGGACTGGCAGGCCAAGCGCGTCGCGCGGCTCGCGGCCGAGCTGACGTGGGAGCAGGCGCGCGAGGTCGACGCCGCCACCGCTGACCTCGTCGGCGACGTGCCGTGGGGGCGGGCGTCCGACGCCGTCGAGGCCGCGGTGATCAGGGCCGACCCGGAGCTGCACGAAGCCCGCCGGAAGGACGCGGAGGGCCGCCGTTACGTCTCGGCGGGCCGCTACCGCGGCACGAACGCCTCCGGGATGCGCACGCTGGTGGCGCAGGGGCCGGTCGGCGACATCGCGCGCATCGACGCGCTGGTAGAACACCTCGCCACGCTGCTCCAGCACCACGGCGACGTCGAGCCGCTCCAGGTCCGACGCTTCAAGGCCTTCGGTCTCCTCGCGAACCCCGCGCAGGTCTGCGCGATGCTGGCCGCGGCGCGCGACGAACGTGATGCACGCGAGGAGCGTCTGACTCAGGCGGAGCGGGACGCCGCTGCCGACGCCGCCGACGCCGCAACCCATGACGCCCCTGACGCAGCCCCTGCAGCAGCCGACTCCACGGTGGACGGACGCGACGTCGTCCCGCAGGGCGATGCCGCGACCGACGCGTGGGACGACCTGGATCCGGCCGAGCAGGACGCGATCGCTCCGCCGGACCCCCGCGAGGCTGCGCCGGCGACGGCCGTCGAGCTCGCCGAGGCGTTCGGTCGCGTGCTGGCTCGTCACGGGCGCGGGGAGGTCTGGCGCCGGTTGCGACCGCGCACCTCCCTGGTGCTCCACCTGTCCGAGTCCGCACTGGCGCGCTCGGAGGCCTGCCGCGAGTGCGGTGCGGTCGGGGACGAGTCGCTCGTGGCCCGGCTCGAGGACGGACGCGGGCCGCTCGGCCCAGTGGGTCTCGAGCAGCTGCGTGACGTGGTGGCCGACCAGCTGCCGGCGCGCCTCGCCCGGCTGCTGCAACGCGCCGGGTCGTCGGAGGGGACGGACCCGCGCCCGTTGAGCGACCGGATCGTGGTGCGACCGGTGCTCGACCCGATGGGTCAGGAGCCGGTGGACGCGTACGACGTACCGCCGGACATGCGGGAGGCCGTCGAGGCGATGTCGCCGTACGAGGTCTTCCCGTGGGGGACCGCCCCGAGCATGCGCTGCGACCTCGACCACACCGAGCCCTACCGAGATCCCCCGGACGAGGCGCCACCACCGGGCCAGACCCGACCGGACAACCTGGGGCCGCTCTCGCGGCGTCACCACAACCTGAAGACCCACCACGGCTGGCAGTGCTTCCAGCCGCTGCCGGGCCTGTTCCTGTGGCGGATCCCCAGCGGCTACTGGTACCGCGTGGACCACCTCGGCACCACGCCCCTGGGTCGCAGCGAGCCCGAGATCCTGCGCCAGCGACGCACCGCTGCGCCCGGCCCGGGAGACCGCAGTCGCCTCGAGGTGACGATGGGGCGGGTCCTGCTCGAGGTCGCGTGA
- a CDS encoding carbonic anhydrase, with protein MNDDAFDDLIAANRAFADDFALGGFDGVAHAGVAIVTCMDSRIDPLRLVGLQPGDAKIFRNPGGRVTEAALEALVLGAHLLNVQRILVVPHTRCAMASATEAELRERISASAGTDATWHRFHVVDDQDAALREDVQRVRTHPLIPDTVSVGGFIYDVDTGLLERRV; from the coding sequence GTGAACGACGACGCCTTCGACGACCTCATCGCCGCCAACCGCGCCTTCGCCGACGACTTCGCCCTCGGCGGCTTCGACGGCGTCGCCCATGCCGGCGTGGCCATCGTGACCTGCATGGACTCGCGCATCGACCCGTTGCGTCTCGTCGGGCTCCAGCCCGGCGACGCCAAGATCTTCCGGAACCCGGGGGGCCGGGTCACCGAGGCGGCCCTCGAGGCGCTGGTCCTCGGCGCGCACCTGCTCAACGTGCAGCGCATCCTCGTGGTCCCGCACACCCGGTGCGCGATGGCCTCGGCCACCGAGGCCGAGCTGCGCGAGCGGATCTCGGCCTCCGCCGGCACCGACGCCACCTGGCACCGTTTCCACGTCGTTGACGATCAGGACGCCGCGCTGCGCGAGGACGTCCAGCGCGTCCGCACGCATCCCCTCATCCCCGACACCGTCTCGGTGGGCGGGTTCATCTACGACGTCGACACCGGGCTGCTCGAGCGCCGCGTCTGA
- a CDS encoding DUF2007 domain-containing protein: MAELLRTNDPALISVVESILMEEGIDYHVADSTISVMEGSIGAFQRRLLVHDEELEAARTALTEADLGHWLPPLRVRRR; this comes from the coding sequence GTGGCCGAGCTCCTGCGCACCAACGACCCCGCCCTCATCTCCGTGGTGGAGAGCATCCTCATGGAGGAGGGCATCGACTACCACGTCGCCGACTCCACCATCAGCGTGATGGAGGGCTCGATCGGCGCGTTCCAGCGTCGCCTGCTCGTGCACGACGAGGAGCTGGAGGCGGCACGCACCGCCCTCACCGAGGCGGACCTGGGTCACTGGCTCCCGCCCCTGCGCGTCAGGCGTCGATGA